Proteins from a single region of Lelliottia sp. JS-SCA-14:
- the dkgA gene encoding 2,5-didehydrogluconate reductase DkgA — protein MANQTLIKLQDGNVMPQLGLGVWKAGNDEVVSAIHKALEVGYRSIDTAAAYKNEDGVGKALSSADISRDELFITTKLWNDDQKRPREALLESLEKLQLDFVDLYLMHWPVPAIDHYVEAWKGLIDLQQEGLVKSIGVCNFQIHHLQRLIDETGVAPVINQIELHPLMQQRQLHSWNATHKIQTESWSPLAQGGEGVFDQKIIRDLAEKYGKTAAQIVIRWHLDSGLVVIPKSVTPSRIAENFDVWDFRLDKEELSEIAKLDQGKRLGPDPDQFGG, from the coding sequence ATGGCAAACCAAACCCTAATCAAGCTTCAGGACGGCAACGTCATGCCCCAGCTGGGGCTCGGCGTCTGGAAAGCCGGCAATGACGAGGTCGTTTCCGCCATTCACAAAGCACTGGAAGTCGGCTATCGGTCTATCGATACCGCCGCCGCATACAAAAATGAAGACGGCGTGGGCAAAGCCTTGTCCAGCGCTGACATCTCTCGCGATGAGTTATTCATCACCACCAAACTGTGGAACGACGACCAGAAACGCCCGCGCGAAGCCCTGCTGGAAAGCCTGGAAAAACTCCAGCTCGATTTCGTCGATCTCTATCTGATGCACTGGCCCGTTCCGGCCATCGATCACTACGTTGAGGCCTGGAAAGGGCTGATCGACCTGCAACAAGAGGGGCTGGTGAAGAGCATCGGCGTCTGTAATTTCCAGATCCATCATCTGCAGCGTCTGATTGATGAAACGGGCGTCGCGCCGGTGATTAATCAGATCGAGCTGCACCCGCTGATGCAACAGCGTCAGCTGCACTCGTGGAACGCCACCCACAAAATTCAGACCGAATCCTGGAGCCCGCTGGCTCAGGGCGGCGAAGGCGTGTTCGACCAGAAAATCATTCGGGATCTTGCTGAGAAGTACGGCAAAACTGCCGCGCAGATCGTCATTCGCTGGCACCTGGACAGCGGCCTGGTGGTGATCCCGAAATCGGTCACTCCGTCGCGCATCGCCGAGAACTTCGACGTCTGGGATTTCCGTCTGGATAAAGAGGAGTTGAGCGAGATAGCGAAGCTGGATCAGGGCAAGCGGTTGGGGCCGGATCCGGATCAGTTCGGAGGTTAA
- a CDS encoding YgiQ family radical SAM protein → MSAISLIQPDRDLFSWPQYWAACFGPAPFLPMSREEMDQLGWDSCDIILVTGDAYVDHPSFGMAICGRMLEAQGFRVGIISQPDWNSKEAFMSLGKPNLFFGVTAGNMDSMINRYTADRKLRHDDAYTADNVAGKRPDRATLVYTQRCKEAWKDVPVILGGIEASLRRTAHYDYWSDTVRRSVLVDSKADMLIFGNGERPLVEVAHRLAQGEPVGNIRDVRNTAIMVKEALPGWSGVDSRIIDMPGKIDPIPHPYGEDLPCADNKPVEPKKAEAKAVVVQPPRPKPWEKTYVLLPSFEKVKADKVLYAHASRILHHETNPGCARALMQKHGERYIWVNPPAIPLSTEEMDSVFALPYKRIPHPAYGNSRIPAYEMIRFSINIMRGCFGGCSFCSITEHEGRIIQSRSEDSIVNEIEAIRDSVPGFTGVISDLGGPTANMYMLRCKSPRAEQTCRRLSCVYPDICQHMDTNHEPTINLYRRARDLKGIKKILIASGVRYDIAVEDPRYIKELATHHVGGYLKIAPEHTEEGPLSKMMKPGMGSYDRFKELFDTYSKQAGKEQYLIPYFISAHPGTRDEDMVNLALWLKQRRFRLDQVQNFYPSPLANSTTMYYTGKNPLSKIGYKSEDVVVPKGDKQRRLHKALLRYHDPANWPLIRQALEDMGKKHLIGSRRECLVPAPTLDEMREARRQNRHTRPALTKHTPVAHQRQTPAANKKRGKVAGR, encoded by the coding sequence ATGAGCGCAATATCCCTGATCCAGCCGGATCGAGACCTCTTCTCCTGGCCCCAGTACTGGGCGGCCTGCTTCGGACCGGCGCCATTCCTGCCGATGTCCCGCGAAGAGATGGACCAACTGGGCTGGGACAGCTGCGACATTATTCTGGTGACAGGCGATGCCTACGTCGATCACCCGAGCTTCGGCATGGCGATCTGTGGCCGTATGCTGGAGGCGCAGGGCTTCCGCGTGGGGATCATCTCCCAGCCAGACTGGAACAGCAAAGAGGCGTTCATGAGCCTCGGCAAACCGAACCTGTTCTTCGGCGTCACCGCCGGGAACATGGACTCGATGATCAACCGCTACACCGCCGATCGCAAACTGCGCCACGACGATGCTTACACCGCCGATAACGTCGCGGGTAAGCGTCCGGATCGCGCTACTTTGGTTTACACCCAGCGTTGCAAAGAAGCATGGAAAGACGTGCCGGTTATCCTGGGTGGGATCGAAGCGAGCCTGCGCCGTACCGCGCATTACGATTACTGGTCTGATACCGTGCGCCGTTCGGTGCTGGTGGATTCCAAAGCCGACATGCTGATCTTCGGCAACGGCGAGCGCCCGCTGGTGGAAGTGGCGCACCGTCTGGCGCAGGGCGAACCGGTGGGCAATATCCGCGACGTGCGTAACACCGCGATCATGGTGAAAGAGGCGCTGCCGGGCTGGAGCGGAGTGGATTCCCGCATCATCGATATGCCGGGCAAAATCGACCCGATCCCACATCCGTACGGCGAAGATCTGCCGTGTGCCGACAACAAACCGGTCGAACCGAAGAAGGCCGAAGCCAAAGCCGTTGTTGTGCAGCCCCCGCGTCCAAAACCCTGGGAAAAAACCTACGTGCTGCTGCCTTCCTTCGAGAAAGTGAAAGCGGATAAAGTGCTGTACGCCCACGCGTCACGCATTCTGCACCATGAAACCAACCCAGGCTGCGCGCGTGCGCTGATGCAAAAGCACGGCGAGCGCTATATCTGGGTCAACCCGCCGGCGATCCCGCTCTCCACCGAAGAGATGGACAGCGTTTTTGCCCTGCCGTACAAACGTATTCCGCACCCGGCGTATGGCAACAGCCGCATTCCGGCGTACGAGATGATCCGCTTCTCGATTAACATCATGCGCGGCTGCTTCGGCGGGTGTTCGTTCTGTTCGATCACCGAGCACGAAGGGCGCATTATCCAGAGCCGTTCGGAGGATTCGATCGTTAACGAGATCGAAGCCATTCGCGACTCGGTTCCGGGCTTTACCGGCGTGATCTCCGATCTCGGTGGCCCAACGGCCAACATGTATATGCTGCGCTGCAAATCCCCGCGCGCGGAGCAAACCTGCCGCCGTCTGTCGTGTGTCTATCCTGACATCTGTCAGCATATGGACACCAACCACGAGCCGACGATCAACCTCTACCGCCGCGCTCGCGATCTCAAAGGCATCAAGAAGATCCTGATCGCCTCCGGCGTGCGCTATGACATCGCCGTGGAAGATCCGCGTTACATCAAAGAGCTGGCGACCCACCACGTTGGCGGCTATCTGAAGATCGCCCCTGAGCACACGGAAGAGGGCCCGCTGTCGAAGATGATGAAGCCGGGCATGGGCAGCTACGACCGATTCAAAGAGCTGTTTGATACCTATTCAAAACAGGCGGGCAAAGAGCAGTACCTGATCCCGTACTTCATCTCCGCGCACCCCGGTACGCGCGATGAGGACATGGTGAATCTGGCCCTGTGGCTGAAGCAGCGCCGTTTCCGCCTCGACCAGGTGCAGAACTTCTATCCGTCGCCGCTCGCGAACTCGACGACCATGTATTACACCGGCAAGAACCCGCTGAGTAAGATTGGCTATAAGAGTGAAGATGTGGTGGTGCCGAAGGGCGACAAACAGCGTCGTCTGCATAAGGCCCTGCTGCGCTATCACGATCCGGCGAACTGGCCGCTGATCCGTCAGGCGCTGGAAGATATGGGTAAAAAGCATCTGATTGGTTCGCGCCGCGAGTGCCTGGTGCCTGCGCCAACGCTGGATGAGATGCGCGAAGCGCGTCGTCAGAACCGCCATACGCGCCCGGCATTGACCAAGCATACGCCGGTGGCGCATCAGCGTCAGACGCCGGCGGCGAACAAAAAACGTGGGAAAGTGGCGGGGCGTTAA
- the ftsP gene encoding cell division protein FtsP → MSLSRRQFIQASGIALCAGAVPLTANAAGQQQPLPIPPLLESRRGQPLFLTMQRSHWSFTQGTRASIWGVNGRYLGPTIRVWSGDDVKLIYSNRLAENVAMTISGLQVPGPLMGGAARMMTPSADWAPVLPIRQSAATLWYHANTPNRTAQQVYNGLAGMWLVEDEVSKSLPIPNHYGVDDFPVIIQDKRLDNFGSPEYSEPGSGGFVGDTLMVNGAQSPYVEVSRGWVRLRLLNASNSRRYQLQMSDGRALHVISGDQGFLPAPVSVKQLALAPGERREILVDMTNGDEVSITCGEAASIVDRIRGFFEPSSILVSTLVLTLRPTGLLPLVTDSLPMRLLPDEIMSGTPVRSRDISLGDDPGINGALWDVNRIDITAQQGSWERWTVRAEMPQAFHIEGVSFLIRNVNGAMPFPEDRGWKDTVWVDGQVELLVYYGQPSWPHFPFLFHSQTLEMADRGSVGQLLVNPLV, encoded by the coding sequence ATGTCACTCAGTCGGCGTCAGTTTATTCAGGCTTCGGGAATCGCCCTTTGTGCTGGCGCGGTTCCGCTGACAGCCAACGCCGCCGGGCAGCAACAGCCGCTGCCCATTCCGCCGTTACTGGAGTCCCGTCGCGGGCAACCGCTGTTCCTGACCATGCAGCGCAGCCACTGGAGCTTTACCCAGGGCACGCGCGCGTCGATCTGGGGCGTGAATGGCCGCTATCTTGGGCCGACGATCCGCGTCTGGAGCGGGGATGACGTGAAGCTGATCTACAGCAACCGCCTGGCTGAAAACGTCGCCATGACCATCAGCGGTTTGCAGGTGCCAGGCCCGCTAATGGGCGGCGCGGCGCGTATGATGACCCCGAGCGCCGACTGGGCGCCGGTGCTGCCGATTCGCCAGAGTGCCGCGACCTTGTGGTATCACGCCAATACGCCAAACCGCACCGCGCAGCAGGTCTATAACGGTCTCGCGGGGATGTGGCTGGTGGAAGACGAAGTGAGTAAATCGCTGCCAATCCCGAACCATTATGGCGTCGATGATTTCCCGGTGATTATTCAGGACAAACGCCTCGATAACTTTGGCTCGCCGGAGTACAGCGAGCCGGGCAGCGGCGGTTTTGTCGGCGATACGCTGATGGTCAACGGCGCGCAAAGCCCGTACGTCGAAGTGTCCCGCGGCTGGGTGCGTCTGCGTCTGCTGAATGCCTCCAACTCGCGTCGCTATCAGCTGCAGATGAGCGATGGCCGCGCGCTGCATGTGATCTCCGGCGATCAGGGCTTTTTACCTGCGCCCGTTTCCGTTAAACAGCTGGCGCTGGCCCCGGGCGAACGGCGTGAAATCCTCGTGGATATGACCAACGGGGATGAAGTGTCGATTACCTGCGGCGAGGCGGCGAGCATCGTCGACCGTATTCGCGGCTTCTTCGAACCGTCCAGTATTCTGGTCTCTACGCTGGTGTTAACCCTGCGCCCGACCGGCCTGTTGCCGCTGGTGACGGACAGCCTGCCGATGCGCCTGCTGCCGGACGAGATCATGAGCGGAACGCCGGTGCGCAGCCGCGACATCAGTCTCGGCGACGATCCGGGCATCAACGGCGCGCTGTGGGATGTGAACCGCATTGATATCACCGCCCAGCAGGGCTCCTGGGAGCGCTGGACCGTGCGCGCGGAAATGCCGCAGGCGTTCCACATCGAAGGGGTGAGCTTCCTGATCCGCAACGTCAACGGCGCGATGCCATTCCCGGAAGACAGGGGCTGGAAAGATACGGTCTGGGTCGACGGGCAGGTCGAACTGCTGGTCTACTACGGGCAGCCTTCGTGGCCGCACTTCCCGTTCCTGTTCCACAGCCAGACGCTGGAGATGGCGGATCGCGGTTCGGTGGGGCAGCTGCTGGTGAATCCGCTGGTGTGA